In the Helianthus annuus cultivar XRQ/B chromosome 11, HanXRQr2.0-SUNRISE, whole genome shotgun sequence genome, one interval contains:
- the LOC110891002 gene encoding histone H2B.3 yields MAPKAAEKKPAEKKPAAEKAPAEKKPKAGKKLPKEAGAGAADKKKKRSKKSVETYKIYIFKVLKQVHPDIGISSKAMGIMNSFINDIFEKLAQESSRLARYNKKPTITSREIQTAVRLVLPGELAKHAVSEGTKAVTKFTSS; encoded by the coding sequence ATGGCGCCAAAGGCAGCAGAAAAGAAGCCAGCCGAGAAGAAGCCAGCAGCTGAAAAAGCCCCAGCGGAGAAGAAGCCGAAAGCCGGAAAGAAGCTCCCGAAGGAAGCCGGTGCGGGAGCGgctgacaagaagaagaagaggagcaAGAAGAGTGTGGAGACATACAAGATATACATATTCAAGGTGTTGAAGCAGGTGCATCCGGATATTGGGATATCGAGCAAGGCGATGGGGATTATGAACAGTTTTATCAATGATATTTTTGAGAAGCTTGCTCAGGAGAGTTCGAGGCTTGCGAGGTATAATAAGAAGCCGACGATTACGTCTAGGGAGATTCAGACTGCTGTGAGGTTGGTGTTGCCTGGTGAGCTGGCGAAACATGCGGTTTCGGAGGGGACCAAGGCGGTTACTAAGTTTACTAGCTCTTAG